In Cryptomeria japonica chromosome 10, Sugi_1.0, whole genome shotgun sequence, a genomic segment contains:
- the LOC131027527 gene encoding FBD-associated F-box protein At2g26860 isoform X1, with product MALMAEDIDRLSELSDEILCHHILTKLPLKEAVASSLLSTKWRWLWTRLPRLNFSSEFCASLRNKTKINSIMKKLILINPGELESFELHITDHFAQPDNRGYHAYAQSDTKVLVFFRKMSACISYAALRNVKQLTLITYNRRIRSMPSSVFSCHRLTSLILNNLDTKCNPTHFGGFPCLKVCSFRSIDLCDAILEHLLAGSPHLESLTVSGCVGLINLTICCPFLNDLSIEIGRKENDMFHSTDLAYVPNIVRLNCPQLLNLKLERIPSWEDKLMLLKKMAVEINLPACRGLSTNLVCVKEVLDSFPTLEYLSMDAHCFLDYLESFLVRKFNETRQGSALLEEKLRRVQLITSEFGEMELTLLSCILQNCPLLETVTLSPPSHQTKISLDLIFVDKLLGLQRSSAKARIFITQLK from the exons ATGGCTTTAATGGCAGAGGATATAGACAGATTGAGTGAATTGTCAGATGAAATTCTGTGCCATCACATTCTCACGAAACTTCCCCTGAAAGAAGCAGTTGCTTCCTCTCTGCTTTCTACCAAATGGAGGTGGCTCTGGACTCGTCTGCCCCGGCTAAATTTTTCTAGCGAATTTTGCGCATCCCTTCGAAATAAAACTAAGATAAATTCCATTATGAAAAAGCTCATCCTCATTAATCCCGGGGAACTGGAAAGCTTTGAGCTTCACATTACTGACCATTTCGCCCAACCTGACAATAGGGGTTATCACGCTTACGCTCAGTCTGACACTAAGGTTCTCGTCTTCTTTCGTAAAATGTCTGCATGCATTAGCTATGCAGCTCTGAGAAATGTTAAacaacttactcttatcacctataaCCGGAGAATTCGTTCCATGCCAAGTTCTGTTTTTAGCTGCCACCGTCTCACGTCTCTAATTCTCAACAATCTCGACACAAAATGCAATCCCACCCATTTTGGTGGGTTTCCATGTCTGAAAGTCTGCTCCTTTAGAAGTATTGACCTTTGTGATGCCATTCTTGAACACCTGTTAGCCGGAAGTCCGCATCTTGAGAGTTTGACGGTGTCTGGTTGTGTTGGACTTATTAATTTAACGATTTGCTGCCCCTTTCTCAATGATCTCAGCATTGAAATAGGCAGGAAAGAGAACGACATGTTTCATTCAACCGATCTTGCTTATGTGCCAAACATTGTGAGACTGAATTGCCCACAATTGCTCAACCTCAAACTGGAAAGAATTCCCTCATGGGAGGACAAGTTGATGTTGTTAAAGAAGATGGCCGTGGAGATTAATTTGCCTGCTTGTAGGGGTCTGTCTACAAACCTAGTTTGTGTAAAAGAAGTTCTCGATAGCTTCCCCACTCTGGAATACCTCTCCATGGATGCCCACTGCTTTCTG GATTATCTGGAATCTTTTCTTGTACGAAAGTTTAATGAGACCAGACAAGGTTCGGCACTTCTAGAAGAAAAACTGAGGAGAGTGCAGTTGATTACATCAGAATTTGGTGAGATGGAATTGACTTTGCTTAGTTGCATTTTGCAGAATTGTCCTTTGTTAGAAACAGTGACACTTTCTCCACCATCTCACCAAACAAAAATCAGCCTTGATCTCATCTTTGTGGATAAACTGTTGGGTTTACAAAGATCTTCTGCAAAAGCAAGAATATTCATCACACAATTGAAATGA
- the LOC131027527 gene encoding F-box/LRR-repeat protein At5g02910 isoform X2 produces the protein MALMAEDIDRLSELSDEILCHHILTKLPLKEAVASSLLSTKWRWLWTRLPRLNFSSEFCASLRNKTKINSIMKKLILINPGELESFELHITDHFAQPDNRGYHAYAQSDTKVLVFFRKMSACISYAALRNVKQLTLITYNRRIRSMPSSVFSCHRLTSLILNNLDTKCNPTHFGGFPCLKVCSFRSIDLCDAILEHLLAGSPHLESLTVSGCVGLINLTICCPFLNDLSIEIGRKENDMFHSTDLAYVPNIVRLNCPQLLNLKLERIPSWEDKLMLLKKMAVEINLPACRGLSTNLVCVKEVLDSFPTLEYLSMDAHCFLNCPLLETVTLSPPSHQTKISLDLIFVDKLLGLQRSSAKARIFITQLK, from the exons ATGGCTTTAATGGCAGAGGATATAGACAGATTGAGTGAATTGTCAGATGAAATTCTGTGCCATCACATTCTCACGAAACTTCCCCTGAAAGAAGCAGTTGCTTCCTCTCTGCTTTCTACCAAATGGAGGTGGCTCTGGACTCGTCTGCCCCGGCTAAATTTTTCTAGCGAATTTTGCGCATCCCTTCGAAATAAAACTAAGATAAATTCCATTATGAAAAAGCTCATCCTCATTAATCCCGGGGAACTGGAAAGCTTTGAGCTTCACATTACTGACCATTTCGCCCAACCTGACAATAGGGGTTATCACGCTTACGCTCAGTCTGACACTAAGGTTCTCGTCTTCTTTCGTAAAATGTCTGCATGCATTAGCTATGCAGCTCTGAGAAATGTTAAacaacttactcttatcacctataaCCGGAGAATTCGTTCCATGCCAAGTTCTGTTTTTAGCTGCCACCGTCTCACGTCTCTAATTCTCAACAATCTCGACACAAAATGCAATCCCACCCATTTTGGTGGGTTTCCATGTCTGAAAGTCTGCTCCTTTAGAAGTATTGACCTTTGTGATGCCATTCTTGAACACCTGTTAGCCGGAAGTCCGCATCTTGAGAGTTTGACGGTGTCTGGTTGTGTTGGACTTATTAATTTAACGATTTGCTGCCCCTTTCTCAATGATCTCAGCATTGAAATAGGCAGGAAAGAGAACGACATGTTTCATTCAACCGATCTTGCTTATGTGCCAAACATTGTGAGACTGAATTGCCCACAATTGCTCAACCTCAAACTGGAAAGAATTCCCTCATGGGAGGACAAGTTGATGTTGTTAAAGAAGATGGCCGTGGAGATTAATTTGCCTGCTTGTAGGGGTCTGTCTACAAACCTAGTTTGTGTAAAAGAAGTTCTCGATAGCTTCCCCACTCTGGAATACCTCTCCATGGATGCCCACTGCTTTCTG AATTGTCCTTTGTTAGAAACAGTGACACTTTCTCCACCATCTCACCAAACAAAAATCAGCCTTGATCTCATCTTTGTGGATAAACTGTTGGGTTTACAAAGATCTTCTGCAAAAGCAAGAATATTCATCACACAATTGAAATGA